From Chloroflexota bacterium, the proteins below share one genomic window:
- a CDS encoding glycosyltransferase family 39 protein, which translates to MKDESRKYTKGLPTSREFWMLATIVIASLVLRVILIRVDRIVRWDEPDYLILGRNLFTGRGYTVSGRPELHYAPLFPVITGLLYPLTHDMKLNSDICFVVFGTLTLLPFYWLAKQLFGLRVALMSVVFLCFFPALTAAVLFWGTMLEPLYLFLLYAALCAVWLAWEKQKLGAYLAAGALFGLAYLTKPEAVVYMALMFVLLSLANLWRRTLFTWGTVLALLAGMLAFALVISPYIAFLYRHTGHLMVSGKLGVTYVAGQGAVDHDPSLYDRALSQLDEAGEEIIWFSADRFKYDILDYIKADPRGFVRRVWRNVNTLEGILFARQVFPFYLLIFLSLGWFGQTWSKERAVKELFLVAVVLPVFIFLPFHIELRYFAPMLPILLLWVAKGIDALADWLQRTWVGLRSDSLSLNLVASFSVLVCVLVVLYFLILQPLVVRDGLAGMNPSRREAGLWLRANSPPDALIMSRDTEVPFYAERRWAATPHEDYSRFIAYVRKRGAKYLIVDEREVTVIRPQLQLLLNEDAPPSGLRHVYTAHDPRGKTIIYEVLY; encoded by the coding sequence GTGAAAGACGAATCTAGAAAATACACGAAGGGATTGCCGACCAGCAGAGAGTTCTGGATGTTGGCAACCATAGTCATTGCTTCTCTGGTGCTCAGAGTGATTCTGATACGCGTGGATCGCATCGTGCGCTGGGATGAGCCGGACTATCTCATTCTTGGCCGGAACTTGTTCACAGGGCGGGGCTATACTGTGAGCGGACGGCCTGAATTGCACTATGCGCCGTTGTTTCCTGTGATTACAGGGTTATTGTACCCATTGACGCATGACATGAAACTGAACAGCGACATCTGCTTCGTTGTCTTTGGCACACTGACGCTCTTGCCTTTCTACTGGCTAGCCAAACAGCTGTTTGGCTTGCGTGTTGCCTTGATGAGTGTGGTCTTCTTGTGCTTTTTCCCTGCACTGACAGCGGCGGTGCTCTTTTGGGGTACCATGCTGGAACCGCTCTATCTTTTCCTGCTTTATGCTGCGCTTTGTGCTGTCTGGCTCGCCTGGGAGAAACAGAAACTGGGCGCCTATCTGGCTGCAGGCGCATTGTTTGGGCTAGCCTATTTGACCAAGCCTGAGGCAGTGGTCTATATGGCGTTGATGTTTGTCTTGCTCTCTTTGGCCAACTTATGGCGGCGTACGCTGTTCACCTGGGGTACTGTCCTTGCCCTGTTGGCTGGTATGTTGGCTTTTGCCCTGGTGATTTCGCCTTATATTGCTTTTCTCTATCGTCACACTGGGCATCTCATGGTCAGTGGCAAATTGGGAGTTACCTATGTAGCGGGCCAGGGTGCGGTGGATCACGACCCCAGTCTCTATGACCGAGCACTATCTCAATTAGATGAAGCTGGCGAAGAGATTATCTGGTTCTCAGCAGACCGCTTCAAGTACGACATTTTAGATTACATCAAAGCCGATCCGCGAGGCTTCGTGCGCAGGGTGTGGCGGAATGTGAATACATTAGAAGGGATTTTGTTTGCCAGGCAGGTTTTCCCCTTCTATCTGCTAATCTTCCTCAGCCTAGGGTGGTTTGGCCAAACTTGGAGCAAGGAGCGGGCAGTGAAGGAATTGTTCCTCGTTGCCGTTGTATTGCCTGTATTTATCTTTCTACCCTTTCACATTGAATTACGCTATTTTGCACCAATGTTGCCGATTTTATTGTTGTGGGTAGCAAAAGGAATTGACGCGCTGGCGGATTGGTTACAGCGTACTTGGGTGGGTTTACGATCTGACAGTTTATCCCTTAACCTGGTCGCGAGTTTTTCTGTACTAGTATGTGTTCTGGTTGTGCTCTATTTTCTTATTCTGCAGCCTCTCGTTGTGCGTGATGGATTGGCTGGGATGAATCCCAGCCGGCGTGAGGCTGGACTTTGGCTGAGAGCTAATTCTCCTCCTGATGCGCTCATCATGTCTCGTGATACCGAGGTACCTTTCTATGCAGAGCGACGTTGGGCTGCTACGCCGCACGAGGATTACTCGCGATTCATTGCTTATGTACGCAAACGAGGTGCAAAGTACCTGATTGTGGACGAGCGAGAGGTTACAGTCATCCGGCCCCAACTTCAGCTATTATTGAACGAGGATGCGCCGCCCTCCGGGTTACGGCATGTGTACACGGCTCATGATCCCAGGGGCAAAACAATTATCTACGAGGTACTATATTGA
- a CDS encoding radical SAM protein, which yields MNYRRYLKYGSRILYKRGASPIYFVFFVTDFCNARCKHCLLAEHNPTAKERELTIDEIERVSASMDDMLFFTPTGGEPFLRRDLAEIVRIFHRNNHAANVGIPTNGSLTARIVETTKDMLDTCPGLDLHIDVSIDDIGERHDEIRQFPGLFDRAVRTYKELRLLEKHYPNFSTCVEITVSAYNQDHLLELYDYLTHQVGVNTVFTLLTRGAPRDPGAKNFDIRKYEELHAVLERDNKARILSGYYKMPFSDFLNAKRIVRPHIIAKTVRERRFQIPCYAGSLGGAMFSEGQVLPCELLIDKEIGNVRDFDYDFKKIWYSPKADEVRRYIHDTKCFCTYECFLTINILFNPLVLPRVVKEWSALKWSKLRYRIKGGKEPASVLTLSTEDR from the coding sequence ATGAACTATAGGCGTTATCTGAAGTATGGCAGTCGCATCTTGTACAAAAGAGGCGCCTCGCCAATATATTTTGTGTTCTTTGTCACCGACTTTTGCAACGCGCGTTGCAAACACTGCCTGCTTGCTGAACATAATCCTACAGCAAAGGAAAGAGAGCTGACTATTGATGAGATCGAGCGGGTGTCGGCCAGCATGGATGACATGCTTTTTTTCACTCCTACTGGGGGTGAGCCTTTTCTCCGTCGGGATTTGGCAGAGATTGTGCGCATCTTTCATCGCAATAACCATGCTGCCAACGTGGGCATCCCGACCAATGGCAGTCTCACCGCACGCATTGTCGAAACGACGAAAGACATGCTCGATACCTGTCCCGGCCTTGACCTGCACATTGACGTTTCCATAGACGATATCGGAGAGCGGCATGATGAGATCCGGCAATTCCCAGGGCTGTTTGATCGCGCTGTGCGCACTTACAAGGAGCTCCGACTGTTAGAAAAACATTATCCTAATTTCAGCACTTGTGTTGAGATCACGGTCTCGGCATACAATCAAGACCACTTGCTAGAATTGTATGACTATTTGACTCATCAAGTAGGGGTCAACACGGTCTTTACCTTGCTGACACGCGGCGCGCCCCGCGATCCAGGTGCTAAGAATTTTGACATTCGCAAGTATGAGGAATTGCATGCTGTGCTGGAGCGCGATAACAAGGCGCGCATATTATCCGGTTATTACAAGATGCCCTTCTCTGATTTCTTGAACGCCAAGCGTATTGTGCGGCCGCACATTATTGCGAAAACGGTGCGCGAACGCCGCTTCCAGATTCCGTGCTATGCTGGCTCTCTGGGTGGTGCGATGTTCAGCGAAGGGCAGGTTCTGCCCTGCGAGTTGCTCATTGATAAAGAAATCGGCAATGTGCGCGATTTTGATTATGATTTCAAAAAGATTTGGTATAGTCCCAAGGCAGATGAAGTGCGTCGATACATTCACGATACAAAGTGTTTCTGCACTTATGAATGTTTTCTGACGATCAATATCCTCTTCAATCCACTCGTCTTGCCGCGTGTGGTGAAAGAGTGGAGTGCACTCAAATGGAGCAAGTTAAGGTATCGGATAAAAGGCGGGAAAGAGCCGGCAAGCGTCCTAACTTTATCCACAGAAGACAGATAA
- a CDS encoding glycosyltransferase, producing MISIVIPVHNAAHTLSECLQAIQGSSYTEYEVLVVDDASADESAQVAAQYGCRLIRLTENVGAAQAKNIGAKEAKGDIILFTDADIVLQPDTLSIVAAHFQDPSIAGVVGLLGERLRYSNFSSHFKNLWMNYTYRRLAASKDAERGVGVFLTSIAAIRKEIFEQMGGFDPGYRGASVTEDIEFGQRLLSAGHKIRLDSRLAVEHLKHYSFSGLLRTDFERAFGLTKTWLRKKLEPSLRATGQKYYASVPWFFIAGVPMAWLLLLFIFLAVGTRHFIWGLAALLTYLAILLVNAPFLNALRRARGWFFGLQSCLFLPVDLWVSGLGVVWAIIDYLRGNRY from the coding sequence ATGATCTCAATCGTGATCCCTGTACACAATGCAGCACATACTCTGAGCGAGTGTCTACAAGCTATTCAAGGCTCTAGCTATACCGAGTATGAAGTACTCGTGGTTGATGATGCTTCAGCGGATGAGAGTGCTCAAGTGGCAGCGCAATATGGCTGCCGGCTCATTCGCTTGACAGAGAATGTGGGTGCAGCACAGGCTAAGAACATCGGCGCAAAGGAAGCCAAAGGTGATATTATTCTATTTACGGATGCTGACATCGTGCTGCAGCCAGATACACTGAGTATCGTGGCTGCCCACTTTCAAGACCCCAGCATTGCTGGAGTAGTCGGCCTGCTCGGGGAAAGGCTGCGGTACAGTAACTTTAGCAGCCATTTCAAGAACTTGTGGATGAATTATACGTACCGGCGTCTAGCGGCAAGCAAGGATGCCGAACGAGGTGTGGGCGTCTTCCTTACCAGCATCGCCGCTATCCGCAAAGAGATTTTCGAGCAGATGGGTGGCTTTGACCCAGGTTATCGCGGTGCAAGCGTTACCGAGGATATTGAGTTTGGGCAGCGGCTTCTATCCGCTGGGCACAAAATACGACTCGATAGCCGTCTAGCGGTTGAGCATCTAAAGCACTATTCATTTAGCGGGTTGCTGAGGACAGATTTTGAGCGTGCCTTTGGTTTGACCAAAACCTGGCTGCGCAAGAAATTGGAACCGAGCCTCAGAGCAACGGGGCAGAAGTACTATGCATCGGTGCCGTGGTTTTTCATAGCGGGGGTGCCAATGGCCTGGCTATTGTTGTTATTTATCTTTTTGGCTGTGGGGACACGGCATTTCATTTGGGGCTTGGCAGCATTATTGACTTACCTGGCCATCTTGCTTGTCAATGCGCCGTTCCTGAATGCATTGCGTCGCGCGCGGGGCTGGTTCTTTGGTTTACAATCTTGTTTGTTCTTACCCGTTGATTTGTGGGTATCTGGGTTAGGTGTTGTATGGGCAATCATAGATTACTTGAGAGGCAACCGCTATTAA
- a CDS encoding glycosyltransferase family 2 protein — translation MYKGYSISVVIPCYNEEEGIHVTLADMPDVVDEVIVVDNNCTDRTAEVAASMGAKVIFEPKPGYGAACKAGFRAATGDIIVAMDGDATYPRNFIPVLVDVMIEEGIDFISCDRTGHKAEEANSFLRVLGNFILNLTMFGLFFIWLKDSQSGMWVFRRSILPQLDLSSDHMSFSEELKIEAFTRKGLKARELPIYYKARVGESKLQLWRDGFANLFFLFKKRFRTWRKH, via the coding sequence GTGTATAAGGGTTATTCGATCTCTGTCGTGATACCGTGTTATAACGAAGAGGAGGGGATTCATGTTACGCTTGCTGATATGCCCGATGTAGTAGATGAGGTGATTGTTGTGGATAATAATTGCACGGACCGCACTGCCGAAGTCGCTGCGAGCATGGGCGCTAAGGTTATCTTTGAGCCTAAGCCGGGTTACGGAGCAGCCTGCAAAGCTGGATTTCGTGCCGCGACCGGCGACATCATCGTAGCCATGGACGGAGATGCAACTTATCCGCGCAACTTCATTCCCGTTCTGGTAGATGTGATGATTGAAGAGGGCATTGATTTCATCTCCTGTGATCGCACAGGGCACAAAGCCGAGGAAGCCAACTCATTTCTGCGTGTCCTAGGCAACTTTATCCTGAATCTGACTATGTTTGGGCTCTTCTTCATCTGGCTAAAGGACTCTCAGTCGGGCATGTGGGTTTTCAGGCGTTCGATTCTCCCACAGCTTGACCTGAGCAGTGATCACATGTCCTTTTCAGAGGAGTTGAAGATCGAGGCTTTCACACGCAAAGGCCTCAAGGCACGTGAATTGCCTATCTACTACAAAGCGCGTGTAGGCGAAAGCAAACTGCAGCTCTGGCGAGATGGGTTTGCTAATCTCTTCTTCTTGTTCAAGAAGAGGTTCAGGACATGGCGGAAGCATTAG
- a CDS encoding NAD-dependent epimerase/dehydratase family protein encodes MAEALEGVANPKTVLYESAFAGKKVLITGGLGFIGSNLAIRLVELGAEVLLVDSLIPDYGGNLFNIEPVKDKVRVNIADVRDVNGMNYLVRGQDYLFNLAGQVSHIDSMQDPYTDLEINCRAQLSILEACRHNNPDVKIVYASTRQVYGVPEYLPVDEKHLLRPTDVNGINKMAGEWYHILYNNVYGIRAVSLRLTNTYGPRLLMKHNRQGFVAWFIRQAIDNEEIQIFGDGLQVRDLNYVDDVVEAMLLAAIYDGANGRVFNLGNTPPVSLLEFVRVLLEVCQEFGAGKGGYRLVPFPPDKKRIDIGDYYADYSKIQKTLGWTPRVPLKEGLRRTVAYYIEYREHYWKK; translated from the coding sequence ATGGCGGAAGCATTAGAAGGTGTAGCAAACCCCAAAACAGTGCTATATGAGAGCGCATTTGCGGGCAAGAAGGTTCTGATTACAGGCGGACTTGGCTTTATCGGCAGCAACCTCGCCATACGACTGGTCGAATTAGGGGCTGAGGTACTCCTTGTAGATTCGTTGATACCGGACTATGGCGGCAATCTATTCAACATAGAGCCTGTGAAGGACAAAGTACGGGTCAATATCGCAGATGTGCGTGACGTGAATGGAATGAACTATCTGGTGCGCGGCCAGGATTACCTGTTCAATCTAGCGGGGCAGGTTAGCCATATTGACAGCATGCAGGACCCCTATACTGACCTGGAGATCAATTGTCGCGCGCAATTGTCCATATTAGAAGCCTGCCGCCACAACAATCCTGATGTTAAGATTGTCTACGCCAGCACACGGCAGGTCTACGGTGTTCCAGAATATCTGCCCGTTGATGAAAAGCATTTACTACGCCCCACAGATGTAAATGGCATTAACAAGATGGCTGGTGAATGGTATCATATCCTATACAATAACGTGTACGGTATCCGAGCTGTATCGCTACGTCTAACCAACACCTATGGTCCGCGCTTATTGATGAAACACAATCGGCAAGGCTTTGTGGCTTGGTTTATCCGCCAGGCGATTGACAATGAGGAGATACAGATTTTTGGCGATGGATTGCAGGTCCGTGATTTGAACTATGTGGATGATGTGGTAGAAGCGATGCTGTTAGCGGCTATTTACGATGGGGCGAATGGACGTGTTTTCAATCTTGGAAACACTCCGCCGGTGAGCCTTTTGGAATTTGTGCGAGTGTTGTTAGAAGTGTGCCAGGAGTTTGGCGCGGGCAAGGGCGGCTATCGCCTGGTGCCGTTTCCACCGGACAAAAAGCGTATTGACATCGGCGATTATTATGCCGACTATAGCAAGATCCAGAAGACATTGGGTTGGACCCCCCGAGTCCCTCTCAAAGAGGGGCTGCGACGTACAGTAGCCTATTACATAGAGTATCGGGAGCATTATTGGAAAAAGTAA
- a CDS encoding glycosyltransferase family 39 protein, which yields MEKKFFWLLFVAGAILLLTNLGNIYLWQDEAEAALLSQRLGMYGLPLAFDGRNLIRQAPADVQYTEDYVWIYHPWLPFYFTALSLALLGPTTFAARLPYAIAGLAAILLLYHSVSQHFRDRRVAILGASLLLFCVPFLLHARQCKYFPFAALFTVATLDAYLRLLQDEAPDFALPYFILSGFCLFQSNFGAFLPLVAATGLHFLLTHSKWVRVKRMALAVSLLFLFTVPWGLYLQAWARGRFVFDVYRFVGHMVHYIVYITGWVLPWPLALLFAYWYLKKDLKLRESEVSALNLYIGVILITLLFLSATFVWIYFSYIVQLVPLLAVVLALTVLKILDRFRALGYGLIVLLVMTNVLHGFPYFLPLTREFKWASLAPRRYLAETDALIEQAGRLHFDLANYFYELTHDYDGPDEGIVLFLREHAKPGDMVLTSYGELPIVFYTGLDIAGGLSAYRIEQVKQPEWVIDRREGFYREVITQIIASGNYQAIEIPYPDILWGNRPVPEYHKFATVRDVPNVVIYQRLD from the coding sequence ATGGAGAAAAAGTTTTTCTGGCTGCTCTTTGTCGCCGGGGCTATCTTGCTGTTAACGAACCTTGGGAATATCTATCTCTGGCAAGACGAGGCCGAGGCTGCATTGCTCTCCCAAAGGCTGGGGATGTATGGCTTGCCCTTGGCCTTCGATGGCCGCAATTTGATCCGTCAGGCCCCTGCGGATGTGCAGTATACAGAGGATTATGTCTGGATATATCATCCCTGGTTGCCTTTTTACTTCACAGCGCTATCTCTTGCCCTCTTGGGTCCGACGACATTCGCCGCACGTTTGCCTTATGCAATTGCCGGATTGGCTGCAATTCTCCTCCTATATCACAGTGTAAGCCAGCATTTTCGCGACCGACGTGTGGCTATTCTTGGCGCGAGTTTGTTATTGTTCTGTGTGCCGTTTCTGCTCCATGCTCGACAGTGCAAGTATTTTCCCTTTGCTGCTTTGTTCACTGTGGCTACGTTGGATGCTTATCTGCGCCTTCTTCAGGATGAGGCACCTGATTTTGCTCTACCGTATTTCATATTGTCTGGCTTCTGTCTGTTTCAAAGCAATTTTGGTGCCTTTTTACCTTTGGTTGCTGCAACGGGGTTGCATTTTCTCCTCACCCACTCCAAATGGGTTCGTGTGAAGCGCATGGCATTGGCTGTCAGTCTCCTTTTTCTTTTCACCGTGCCTTGGGGACTGTATCTACAAGCATGGGCGCGAGGTCGGTTTGTTTTTGATGTATACCGTTTCGTTGGTCACATGGTGCATTACATCGTCTATATCACCGGTTGGGTTTTGCCTTGGCCTTTGGCGCTCTTGTTTGCGTATTGGTACTTGAAGAAAGATTTGAAACTGAGGGAAAGCGAAGTTTCAGCCCTGAATTTGTATATTGGGGTGATTCTGATCACGCTTCTGTTTCTCTCCGCGACTTTTGTCTGGATATATTTCAGTTATATTGTGCAATTGGTACCACTCTTAGCAGTGGTTCTGGCGTTGACTGTGCTAAAGATCCTAGACCGTTTTCGTGCGCTGGGCTATGGGTTAATAGTCTTATTAGTAATGACCAATGTGCTGCATGGTTTTCCCTACTTTCTGCCTTTGACCAGAGAATTCAAATGGGCTTCTCTTGCTCCGCGCCGGTATCTAGCGGAGACAGATGCGTTAATCGAGCAAGCTGGCCGCTTGCACTTTGACCTAGCGAACTATTTCTATGAGCTCACCCATGATTACGATGGGCCAGATGAGGGTATTGTGCTATTCTTGCGTGAGCATGCAAAGCCGGGAGATATGGTCTTGACCAGCTATGGCGAGTTGCCGATTGTTTTCTATACCGGGCTGGACATCGCTGGTGGCTTATCCGCATATCGCATAGAGCAGGTGAAACAGCCGGAGTGGGTAATTGACCGCCGGGAAGGCTTCTACCGAGAGGTAATTACCCAGATTATCGCGAGTGGAAACTATCAGGCAATTGAGATACCTTATCCGGACATCCTGTGGGGCAACCGGCCGGTGCCAGAGTACCACAAGTTCGCCACTGTGCGCGATGTTCCAAACGTGGTAATTTATCAGCGCCTGGATTAG
- a CDS encoding glycosyltransferase family 2 protein, producing the protein MSMRQKVIVVMPAYNAAKTLERTYNDLPKEVVDKVILVDDVSQDETVEIARQLGLEVVVHIQNRGYGGNQKTCYLKALEEGADIVVMLHPDYQYDSTLVPELIRPILEGKADMMLGSRFLSGGTLAGGMPLYKYISNRFLTMIENLVLGQHLSECHTGFRAYSRRFLETIPFLLNSDNFVFDTEVIAQAVAFGFRIGEIAVPTRYFKEASSVNFKNSVIYGLSTLAVMIRYLLAKWNIVRYPQFKKTLPEIISRYHLPQILRRQPTVDTMETVSKPAQGGNKS; encoded by the coding sequence ATGAGTATGCGTCAGAAAGTTATTGTAGTCATGCCTGCTTACAATGCAGCCAAAACTTTAGAGCGTACTTACAATGACCTGCCGAAAGAAGTGGTGGATAAAGTCATCCTTGTGGATGATGTAAGTCAGGATGAGACAGTGGAAATTGCCCGTCAGCTAGGGTTGGAGGTAGTGGTTCATATCCAGAACAGGGGCTATGGTGGCAATCAGAAGACTTGCTATCTTAAGGCGCTTGAAGAGGGAGCGGATATTGTGGTCATGCTGCACCCTGATTATCAGTACGATTCTACACTTGTGCCCGAGCTGATCCGTCCTATTTTGGAGGGCAAGGCTGATATGATGCTGGGCTCTCGTTTTCTTAGTGGGGGCACTCTGGCTGGGGGCATGCCCTTGTACAAATATATCTCCAATCGCTTTTTGACCATGATTGAGAATTTGGTGCTGGGACAACATTTGTCCGAGTGCCATACCGGTTTTCGCGCTTATAGCAGGCGGTTCCTGGAGACCATTCCCTTTTTGTTGAATTCGGATAATTTTGTCTTCGATACGGAAGTAATTGCCCAGGCGGTGGCCTTTGGTTTTCGCATTGGAGAGATTGCAGTTCCAACGCGTTACTTCAAAGAAGCCTCTTCGGTAAACTTCAAGAACAGTGTCATTTACGGCTTAAGCACTCTGGCAGTGATGATACGGTACTTGCTGGCAAAGTGGAACATCGTGCGCTATCCTCAGTTCAAGAAGACATTGCCAGAGATCATCAGTCGCTATCACCTGCCTCAAATCCTACGGCGTCAGCCCACTGTAGATACAATGGAAACAGTGAGTAAACCAGCTCAAGGAGGCAACAAGTCCTGA
- a CDS encoding radical SAM protein — protein MYKVNLINPPSAPGTVANREGAAGMGVVYPYPDAFFYPPQTLATVAASLRDAGYTVQAFDAVVEELAAHAMQADVIGIFVAYASLDNDLAFIRALRKQTAAILIAFGPAVRFVAEEMLSLVPVDIVLVGEAEGFFVAALQHLRTHVESHIPRMLTAESVGASCCDALGFVQNLDALPFPAWDLLPYEKYRFLTVLSSRGCPDRCAYCPYAAAQGHRFRPRSVENVLTELDWLSRRFHPVRLIFRDPVFAHDRERVVAICEGMLRLDLRLNWECESRPEHFDADLLRLMQRAGCQWVKIGLETTNALLLQQLRRVSSAEEATAYLSHIAEVVRVCREIELPCRLFVMAGLPGQDISMAQHTRHFIEQLRPAALNVKVFERYPGIDLEGEPDKNDEAQLAILRQAQAALVRDQPGLTLLVRGKRWLRRTLRR, from the coding sequence TTGTATAAAGTAAATCTGATTAATCCACCAAGTGCTCCTGGTACAGTAGCCAATCGCGAGGGTGCTGCGGGTATGGGAGTCGTATATCCCTACCCCGATGCCTTCTTCTATCCTCCACAAACATTGGCAACAGTAGCCGCGAGCCTGCGCGATGCTGGCTATACGGTACAGGCTTTTGATGCCGTGGTGGAGGAATTGGCTGCGCATGCAATGCAGGCGGATGTAATTGGCATTTTTGTCGCTTATGCTAGCTTAGATAATGACCTCGCTTTTATTCGTGCATTGCGCAAACAGACTGCGGCTATACTGATCGCTTTTGGTCCTGCGGTGCGCTTTGTTGCCGAGGAGATGCTGAGCCTAGTACCTGTAGATATCGTCCTCGTGGGTGAGGCGGAAGGATTTTTCGTGGCAGCGTTGCAGCATCTAAGGACCCACGTAGAATCACACATTCCCCGAATGTTGACAGCAGAAAGCGTTGGGGCCTCTTGCTGCGATGCCTTGGGCTTTGTGCAAAATCTGGATGCACTACCTTTTCCAGCCTGGGATCTATTGCCCTATGAAAAGTACAGATTCCTGACCGTATTGAGCAGCCGTGGCTGCCCGGACCGTTGTGCCTATTGCCCTTATGCAGCAGCCCAGGGACACCGTTTTCGCCCCCGTTCGGTAGAGAATGTCCTGACAGAACTAGACTGGCTGAGCAGGCGTTTTCATCCTGTTAGGCTGATCTTTCGCGACCCAGTGTTTGCTCATGACCGCGAGAGAGTAGTAGCCATCTGTGAAGGAATGCTGAGGCTTGATCTACGTCTGAACTGGGAATGTGAATCCAGGCCGGAGCACTTTGATGCAGATTTGCTTCGTCTCATGCAGCGTGCTGGCTGTCAATGGGTGAAGATCGGACTAGAGACGACGAATGCGCTGTTGTTGCAACAGTTGCGTAGAGTGAGCTCGGCAGAAGAAGCCACGGCGTATCTCAGCCATATTGCGGAAGTGGTAAGGGTATGCAGAGAGATTGAATTGCCATGCCGATTGTTTGTCATGGCTGGCCTGCCCGGCCAGGACATATCGATGGCGCAGCATACGCGCCATTTTATCGAGCAACTCAGACCTGCTGCATTGAACGTGAAAGTTTTCGAGAGATACCCAGGCATCGACCTGGAAGGTGAGCCAGATAAAAATGATGAAGCACAGTTGGCAATTTTGCGTCAGGCACAAGCAGCGCTTGTGCGTGACCAGCCAGGTCTCACTTTGTTGGTACGTGGCAAGCGTTGGCTGAGACGCACCCTACGCAGGTGA